From a single Stigmatopora argus isolate UIUO_Sarg chromosome 4, RoL_Sarg_1.0, whole genome shotgun sequence genomic region:
- the LOC144072617 gene encoding uncharacterized protein LOC144072617 isoform X2: protein MKVEHVDPIDNATTEDVVVRFKIEDDLQSRDGMEDDLREDCADGHNLDIRIKEEPRCFQINEVDCDASSSPLEGTLDDERHFKEELDLDLQTGCQNDVGVKEEDVIKEEIQYEESQDGEQMEDDGEDDCTESSSDFFPCPHCDVSFTNLDFLEKHVKWVHQKEYLAELKKCFSDRDRNLVPEHVCTNCGVAFGSKVYLRVHVKEAHPSAPPRRLHPCPTCARSFQYLKNLKNHCQRWHNMSVVTRAGHLCCQDCGKSFKATWGQGPHLCHAPDGQSEEEPICLDVGVQCPECGKKLRTPQSLEDHMRTHTGDRPFVCKDCGRRFVERSSWRQHALIHTGEKPHKCQVCGKAFQRGHQLKCHLTTHSAKKEFSCGQCGKEFGLKASLNLHLRTHSSEKPFHCAVCAKRFNTRKNLRVHSKLHSGEKTHQCSDCGLKISDLGALKIHLRTHTGERPYHCTVCGNKFIRLAHLRNHQRTHTGERPYKCDQCDKSFTQSGDLVKHKRTHSGEKPFECPECQRRYASSGDLGKHRRSHSNLRPYVCQECGKSFRLSGHLKTHMLTHTGEKPFSCPNCLRRFARSHHLSGHVAKCR from the exons ATGAAGGTGGAGCACGTGGACCCGATAGACAATGCGACGACGGAAGACGTCGTTGTCAGGTTCAAAATTGAGGACGACTTGCAGTCACGTGACGGGATGGAGGACGACCTGCGGGAAGACTGCGCTGATGGACATAACCTCGACATCCGAATCAAGGAAGAGCCGCGCTGCTTTCAGATCAACGAGGTCGACTGTGATGCTTCGTCAAGTCCTTTGGAAGGGACACTAGATGATGAGCGTCATTTCAAAGAGGAACTGGACTTGGATCTTCAGACAGGGTGCCAAAATGACGTGGGTGTTAAGGAGGAGGACGTCATTAAAGAAGAAATACAGTATGAGGAGTCCCAAGATGGAGAACAGATGGAGGATGATGGAGAAGATGACTGTACAG AGTCATCATCAGACTTTTTCCCCTGTCCTCACTGCGACGTCTCATTCACCAACCTGGACTTCCTGGAGAAGCACGTCAAGTGGGTCCACCAGAAGGAATACCTGGCCGAGCTCAAGAAATGCTTCTCCGACCGCGACCGAAACCTCGTGCCAGAGCACGTCTGCACCAACTGCGGCGTCGCCTTCGGCTCCAAAGTCTACCTGCGGGTCCACGTTAAAGAGGCCCACCCCTCAGCGCCGCCCCGCCGGCTTCACCCCTGCCCGACTTGCGCGCGCAGTTTCCAGTACTTGAAGAACCTGAAGAACCATTGCCAGCGCTGGCACAACATGTCGGTGGTCACCCGAGCGGGTCACCTGTGCTGCCAGGACTGCGGCAAGAGCTTTAAGGCCACCTGGGGACAAGGACCTCACCTGTGCCACGCCCCCGACGGCCAATCCGAGGAGGAGCCCATCTGTCTGGACGTGGGCGTCCAGTGCCCCGAGTGCGGCAAGAAGCTGCGCACGCCCCAGAGCCTGGAGGACCACATGCGCACGCACACTGGGGACCGGCCATTCGTGTGCAAGGACTGCGGCCGGCGCTTCGTGGAGCGCAGCAGCTGGCGCCAGCACGCCCTGATCCACACGGGGGAGAAGCCGCACAAGTGCCAAGTGTGCGGGAAGGCCTTCCAGAGAGGGCACCAGCTCAAGTGCCACCTCACCACGCACTCGGCCAAGAAGGAGTTCTCCTGCGGCCAGTGCGGCAAGGAATTTGGACTCAAGGCCAGCTTGAACCTCCACCTGAGGACGCACTCCAGCGAGAAGCCCTTCCACTGCGCGGTGTGCGCCAAGAGGTTCAACACCCGCAAAAACCTGCGCGTCCACAGTAAGCTGCACAGCGGCGAGAAAACGCACCAGTGCAGCGACTGCGGCCTCAAGATCAGCGACTTGGGAGCGCTCAAGATCCACCTGCGCACACACACCGGCGAGAGACCCTACCACTGCACCGTGTGCGGCAACAAGTTCATCCGCCTGGCACACCTGCGCAACCATCAGCGCACGCACACCGGCGAGCGGCCCTACAAGTGCGACCAGTGTGACAAGAGCTTCACGCAGTCGGGCGATCTGGTCAAACACAAACGCACGCActccggggagaaacccttcgAGTGCCCCGAGTGCCAGCGGCGCTACGCCTCCTCCGGCGACCTGGGCAAGCACCGGCGCAGTCACAGCAACCTGCGGCCGTACGTATGTCAGGAATGCGGCAAGAGCTTTCGCCTCTCGGGCCATTTGAAGACGCACATGCTAACGCACACGGGCGAGAAGCCGTTCTCGTGCCCCAACTGCCTGCGGAGGTTCGCCCGATCGCACCACCTCTCCGGACACGTGGCCAAGTGTCGCTAG
- the LOC144072617 gene encoding uncharacterized protein LOC144072617 isoform X1, whose amino-acid sequence MKVEHVDPIDNATTEDVVVRFKIEDDLQSRDGMEDDLREDCADGHNLDIRIKEEPRCFQINEVDCDASSSPLEGTLDDERHFKEELDLDLQTGCQNDVGVKEEDVIKEEIQYEESQDGEQMEDDGEDDCTESSSDFFPCPHCDVSFTNLDFLEKHVKWVHQKEYLAELKKCFSDRDRNLVPEHVCTNCGVAFGSKVYLRVHVKEAHPSAPPRRLHPCPTCARSFQYLKNLKNHCQRWHNMSVVTRAGHLCCQDCGKSFKATWGQGPHLCHAPDGQSEEEPICLDVGVQCPECGKKLRTPQSLEDHMRTHTGDRPFVCKDCGRRFVERSSWRQHALIHTGEKPHKCQVCGKAFQRGHQLKCHLTTHSAKKEFSCGQCGKEFGLKASLNLHLRTHSSEKPFHCAVCAKRFNTRKNLRVHSKLHSGEKTHQCSDCGLKISDLGALKIHLRTHTGERPYHCTVCGNKFIRLAHLRNHQRTHTGERPYKCDQCDKSFTQSGDLVKHKRTHSGEKPFECPECQRRYASSGDLGKHRRSHSNLRPYVCQECGKSFRLSGHLKTHMLTHTGEKPFSCPNCLRSVLHGYVPTRSLEALSLV is encoded by the exons ATGAAGGTGGAGCACGTGGACCCGATAGACAATGCGACGACGGAAGACGTCGTTGTCAGGTTCAAAATTGAGGACGACTTGCAGTCACGTGACGGGATGGAGGACGACCTGCGGGAAGACTGCGCTGATGGACATAACCTCGACATCCGAATCAAGGAAGAGCCGCGCTGCTTTCAGATCAACGAGGTCGACTGTGATGCTTCGTCAAGTCCTTTGGAAGGGACACTAGATGATGAGCGTCATTTCAAAGAGGAACTGGACTTGGATCTTCAGACAGGGTGCCAAAATGACGTGGGTGTTAAGGAGGAGGACGTCATTAAAGAAGAAATACAGTATGAGGAGTCCCAAGATGGAGAACAGATGGAGGATGATGGAGAAGATGACTGTACAG AGTCATCATCAGACTTTTTCCCCTGTCCTCACTGCGACGTCTCATTCACCAACCTGGACTTCCTGGAGAAGCACGTCAAGTGGGTCCACCAGAAGGAATACCTGGCCGAGCTCAAGAAATGCTTCTCCGACCGCGACCGAAACCTCGTGCCAGAGCACGTCTGCACCAACTGCGGCGTCGCCTTCGGCTCCAAAGTCTACCTGCGGGTCCACGTTAAAGAGGCCCACCCCTCAGCGCCGCCCCGCCGGCTTCACCCCTGCCCGACTTGCGCGCGCAGTTTCCAGTACTTGAAGAACCTGAAGAACCATTGCCAGCGCTGGCACAACATGTCGGTGGTCACCCGAGCGGGTCACCTGTGCTGCCAGGACTGCGGCAAGAGCTTTAAGGCCACCTGGGGACAAGGACCTCACCTGTGCCACGCCCCCGACGGCCAATCCGAGGAGGAGCCCATCTGTCTGGACGTGGGCGTCCAGTGCCCCGAGTGCGGCAAGAAGCTGCGCACGCCCCAGAGCCTGGAGGACCACATGCGCACGCACACTGGGGACCGGCCATTCGTGTGCAAGGACTGCGGCCGGCGCTTCGTGGAGCGCAGCAGCTGGCGCCAGCACGCCCTGATCCACACGGGGGAGAAGCCGCACAAGTGCCAAGTGTGCGGGAAGGCCTTCCAGAGAGGGCACCAGCTCAAGTGCCACCTCACCACGCACTCGGCCAAGAAGGAGTTCTCCTGCGGCCAGTGCGGCAAGGAATTTGGACTCAAGGCCAGCTTGAACCTCCACCTGAGGACGCACTCCAGCGAGAAGCCCTTCCACTGCGCGGTGTGCGCCAAGAGGTTCAACACCCGCAAAAACCTGCGCGTCCACAGTAAGCTGCACAGCGGCGAGAAAACGCACCAGTGCAGCGACTGCGGCCTCAAGATCAGCGACTTGGGAGCGCTCAAGATCCACCTGCGCACACACACCGGCGAGAGACCCTACCACTGCACCGTGTGCGGCAACAAGTTCATCCGCCTGGCACACCTGCGCAACCATCAGCGCACGCACACCGGCGAGCGGCCCTACAAGTGCGACCAGTGTGACAAGAGCTTCACGCAGTCGGGCGATCTGGTCAAACACAAACGCACGCActccggggagaaacccttcgAGTGCCCCGAGTGCCAGCGGCGCTACGCCTCCTCCGGCGACCTGGGCAAGCACCGGCGCAGTCACAGCAACCTGCGGCCGTACGTATGTCAGGAATGCGGCAAGAGCTTTCGCCTCTCGGGCCATTTGAAGACGCACATGCTAACGCACACGGGCGAGAAGCCGTTCTCGTGCCCCAACTGCCTGCGGAG CGTGCTCCACGGGTACGTGCCAACTAGGAGTCTTGAGGCCCTGTCGTTGGTGTAA